The Desulfosalsimonas propionicica genome segment CCGGTTTGGACTTTTTTGTTTTACTGCCTGAAATCATTTTGAAGACATCAGAGGACTGCCATGGCATACCCGCCCTCAGTGAAAACCCTGATTCCCCACCGGGACAGAATGCAGCTGATTGATGAAATCGTTGATATCACATTCGAAAAGGCTGTCACCCAAACTGTGGTTTCAGAAAAATGGCCTCTTTTCCGGCAAGGATCCGTCGATTCCCTGGTCATAATCGAAATTGTCGCACAGACTGCGGCTGCCCTTTTTTCCTGGAAAACCGCTACCTGTGAGGGCGGCAGCGGCACCGGCAGCGGGCTTCTGGCAGAAATTAAAAATGCGGACTTTTACGCAGGCCGCATCCCCTTTCATACCCTCCTGACCACTATCGTAAAACCCCTCTACGGCGTTGATAATTATACGGTCCTGGAAGGCACTGTTCAAACAAAGGCGCGGACGCTGGGCCATGTTGAAATTGGAGTATTAGGTGCGGACCCATTTTGTTGTCCCTGTTGACAGGTTCGGCCGATTGAGATCACAAACCGAGTGAGACGAACATGAAAAAATCCGCAACGATTCTGACCTTGATGATTTCTGCTCTTGCGGTTGTTTTTTTTATTACAGACGGCTCTCCTGCTTTCGGTGCCGATACAAAGGCTTCCAGCAAAGAAAACAAGGATAATTTCCGGCAGCAGCGGATGAAAATGATCCGGCAGCAAATCAGGGCGAGGGGAATTGAGAACCCGGAAATCCTTGCCGCATTTGAAAAGGTCCCGCGGCACAGATTTGTTCCTGAAAGGCTGAAAAAGTATGCTTACCAGGACCGCCCCCTTCCCATCGGAGAAGATCAGACCATTTCCCAGCCTTATATCGTTGCCCTGATGACCCGGAGCATCGAACCGAAAAAAAACGACCGGATTCTGGAAATAGGCACTGGTTCCGGCTACCAGGCGGCAATACTCGCAGAACTTGCTAAGCAGGTCTACACCATAGAAATTATTGAGTCCCTGGCTGAATCGGCACGCACAACCTTGTCAGAGACAGGCTGTGAAAACGTTTATGTCAAAACAGGCGACGGCTTCAAGGGATGGCCCGAGCATGCGCCTTTTGACGCCATAGTGGTTACCTGCTCCCCGGAAAAGGTGCCCGAACCTTTAAAAGAGCAACTTGCCGGTGGCGGGCGCATGGTGATTCCGGTCGGCCAGAACTATGATCAGAATCTTGTACTTTTTGAAAAAAACAAGGGACAACTCATTGAAAAGCAAATTCTTCCGGTTCGTTTTGTTCCCATGGTGGACGAAAAGGGCAGAACCTACTAAATGCCCGGACTGAAATACGGAAATAAGCAGAGCGGTTCAATTTTTCAGGGGGTTAAAATTTTACAAATCGATTTGATGAAAATTTTTATAAGGTTTTTTCTTGATGCCCAAACGAAATGAATCTCAAGTGGGACATGAAATAATACAATTGCTATGATATAGAGTCTGCTTGCTTTTCATGCAGTGTTTTAACCTGGTCATGGTTGTCAGCCCTGAAAGGCGGAGGTTTTCCTTTGGCAAAAGCAATGAGCTATCGCAGGGTTTTGCCACATACGCCGCAGCTCTGTTCGTGTCCACGCAAAACATGGACCGGCCAATTTAAAACACCTGATGCATGTCAAAACCCAATTGCTTTGTAACATGTCGCAAAGCCGCCCGGCCACAGACTCCTGGCCATTGATACTTCCGAAACAACGCCTGTTTTATCTATTGGTATTGGTTAAAAACTTGAAAATCGAAAAAGATAGATTGCAATGAATGCTGAATTCTTAATCGCAGCCTCGGCAATGGCAGGTTTTCTTATCGCCATTCACGTGCTGGAAAAACGCAGAAATGCAACGCGCAAGCCCACTGAACAGGAAATGCTTTTTTTTCTGGCCAGGATGACTGAAACTTCGGAATACGACCAGTTCATGCGCGCTGCCGAGGCATGGGAAATATCCAGGCACAAGGTTGAATCCGATTTCAAGCGCTTTCTTTTTCACTCAACCTTGCCTTATTATGTCCGGGACCATCTAAGGAAGGCGGTAGCATCAAATCCTGCCATTCTGGGCCCGGCGGCCAACTGTTTTACCGGCACATTGATTCCAAAGAAAAGCTGCGGTCCATAATCAGAAAAGGAACTCGGTAAAAACCTGCTGAAAATTCTTTTCAATTTCATCAAGAACAGCTCTGATCCATCGTTTGTGAATCCCTGTGATGCTGCAGTGCTGAAAAAGACATTTCGCCTGGCCAAGGGCCCCGTCAGTGGATCATTCTGGAAAACGATGCTGCTGACGCGATTATTTTTAGAACCGAAATGGTCTGTCAAATTCGCAACCTCAATATCAATACCGCACAGTGGCATAATTCGGTGTTATCTGTTCATATCCGCTGTAGCCGCGGAAAAATTGAATTTATCGGATGAAATGTTATATTAAGAAAAGGGGTCTTTAGGAAGATATGGGCAACGTATGAAGGAAACGAAACATTCGGTGATATTTTTAAAATTCAATCCCGCCAAGCGATCTTTTCATTTAAACAAAAAGGGAAACGCATAAAATGTATAAAAAAATTATGGTTCCGTTGGATGGTTCACAACTTGCCGAGTGCGTGCTGCCCCATGTGGAGGCTTTCATCAAAGGATTTAATATCAGTGATGTTCTTTTAGTACGTGGGATGGAACCTGTTAATCCCGATTTTAGAACTTTGGATAACACTTTCGATGGCGAGATTATACGCCAGGTCCAGGAAGGCTGGCGGGAAAAAGAAAAACAGAGAGAGGCTTCAGTCAAAGATTACCTTGAAAAGGTCGCCGAACATTTCACGCAAAAAACAACCACTGTACATACGAAGGTCTTGATCGGGGATGTTGCGGAAAACCTGGCTGATTACGCCGACTCAAATGATATCGATCTTATTATTATGGCAACCCATGGCCATTCCGGGATAACCCGTTGGGTAATGGGCAGCATGGCGGAGAAACTCTTTCGCTCCGCAAGCGTGCCGGTATTTATGGTGCGAGCCACCGAAGCGAAAGGGTAAGTGTAACCGGTTAATGTCAAGACAGTTGTTTTTTCAGTAGGCCTGTATGCGCTTGATACAGGGGCTATGCCCACGAATCAGATCCGCAGTCTGTTTGTGGGCACTACATTCCGCCCACAGGCGGTGAGAGGGCTACCTGATCGCCGTCCTTAAGGACCGTGTCGAAGCCGGCCACCTTGCTGTTGACAAAGATAACCTTGACATCTTTTTTGGGGAGCCCGAGCCGTTCAACGAGGGCATTGACTGTTTCGCCCTCAGTGATTTCGTTTTGAACGCTGTCGCGAAAATCGCAGATATCTCCCTCGGCCAGGGTGGCAAAGCACTTGAGATGAATTTTCATGGGGTTTCTCCTTTAGCACCTGTTTGATTTTGCTGGGTTTTTCCGTGCCTTTGCATAACCCGTTCCCCGTGGGGTTCGGGCACTGCTTTGTTCCGCTTCTGCCCATAGAAGATCACAACCGGCAGACCACGGGATCCTCCACGGGGATCTTGTGGACATCCTCCAGGATCGGATTGCCGGTGCGCCGGGCCACGGCGCGCAGCATGCCTTTGAATAACCAGCAGTGGGCCGGCAGGAGCGCGTACCAGTATCCGAGTCCGGCAATGCCGCGGGGCAGAAATCGCGACACCATGTCCACCGCCACCCGGTCGGGACCCTGAGGATTGATCACAAATTCGAGCAGGGCATCCCCGGGGGCCTTCATCTCGGCCAGCAGAAGCAGACGCCGGGGCGGTTCCACGGCCACCACGCGCCAGAAGTCGAGACCGTCGCCCACGCGCAGTTCCTCTGGATGACGGCGCCCCCTGCGCAGCCCGGGTCCGCCCACGGCACGATCCATCATTCCCCGTAGACGCCACAGGGGCTGGGCAAAATAATACCCGCTGCTTCCACCAATGCGGCGAATCGTTTCCCAGACCGCTTCCGCTGAAGCGGCCAGGATGATCCGCTGACCTACGCGCAGCACGGCGCCGCCTGCATAGTCGGCATCCCCGCAGGTGGTCCATTCCGGGGGCATTTCCCCTCGGCCGTCGAACCAGCAGGTATCCACCTGCTCCTGCCGCACCCGCTCCAGGGCCTTGCGGATCGTCTCGCGGCTGCTCGCCAGTTCCACCGGGATCATCTCCTGAATACGGTTGTCGCTGCAGATCACCGGGATGCTTAGTCCCTCAGCCAGGGGCTGGGCTATGGAGGCCGGCACAGGGGTGACCAGATGAACCCATTTGGCGCTCAGCCAGGGGGTGAGTACCGGCACCGGCATGATCATCCGCTTGCGGAGGCCGGCCTCCTCGGCGTAGATGTCGATCAAATCGTGGTAAGTCACCACGTCTGGCCCCCCGATGTCGAAGGTCTCTCCCACCGTGCCCGGCGCTTCCAGGCAGCCCTCGAGGTAATCCAGAACATTGCGGATGGAAATGGGCTGGCAGGGCGTTTGCACCCAGCGCGGGGTGATCATGACAGGCAGCCGGTCCACGAGGTAGCGCATCATCTCAAATGATGCGCTGCCTGCCCCCAGAATCATGGCAGCCCGCAGATTGGTCACCGGCGCTGTCCCGGCCTGGAGGATCTGCTCCACCTCGTGGCGCGATTTGAGATGCCGGCTCAAGGCTTCGTGACTCTTTTCCCCAAGTCCGCCGAGATAGATGATGCGCTCCAGATCGTTGGCCCCAGCTGCGGCCACCATGTTTTCGGCGGCTGTGCGGTCCGCTGCGGCGAACTTTCCCTTGTGGGCATTCATGGAATGGATCAGGTAATAGGCGGCTCCGCAGCCACGGGCGGCGTCGATGAAGGCCTGCCGGTCCAGGGCGTCGGCGGCGACGACCTTCAGGGAGGGATGCCGCCCCCAGCCCCTACATAAGAGACGTTCAGGGGAGCGCGCCATGGCCCGCACTTGGTAGCCGGACTTCAGGAGACGCGGGATTAGGCGGCCGCCCACATAGCCAGTACCGCCGGTGACCAGAATCGGTTTGTTTTTCATTCAGAAACCTTTCTTCAGTGGCCGGCGGGCGTTCCCACCAGTTGCCGGGCGCGAAGATTCCAGCCGGAGGAGTCCTCTACAAAACATAAAACACGCAACTTCAATCTGCCAACATTTTTCCGGCGTCTTTCGTATTATCCCAAGGACTCAAAAAAAGGGCGCGAACCGGCGCCCTTTTTTGTCCCAAACCTGTATTAATGGACATTATTCGCTGTAACCGCTTCCCACGATCAGATTGTTGTTCGTTTTCTGGACGTAGGAGTGCTTCATAGCGTCCTTCCACATATAGTCGGCGGTTTCTTTGCCCTCCTTTACAGCGGCAGCAATCGCTTCATATACCGGCGGGGCAACTTCCTTCAGGCTCTTTCCGGCAAGGGAGGGATGCACCACCAGCATGCCGTTTTCTTCCAGGATAAAGACGTAGGGATCATAATCATTGGCGTTGACCGTCTTGGCGTCCTTGCCGCCATTGATGGCAGCCACCACTTCTGCGACGTTCTTTTTGGCCGCTTCCTTGCCCCCGGCCAGTGCATTGCCGGCCAGACACAAGCAACAGAACAAAACGAGCAGTACGATGACGATTCTTTTCATGTTCTTCTCCTTTTTTGATGGGTCCAAACGGTTTTTCTTTCGTTGTCCGCATAACGCGTGCCGTCGGTTCTATCTCCTCCTTTGCGTTCTTGGTAATAGGAACTGGCTGGTACATCCGGGAAATGTCGGGATGGATTCATGAATACAACCTAATTGGATATGGTTTGCGTTTTCACCAGGTAACTGCCCTTAAGCGGTTTCCAACAAAAAAAGCCGAACCACCACTATTAATGGCAGCCCGGCTGTCTCGAAAAAGAAGTCCAAGGAAAACAGGTGTCGGTAAGACCCGAAACTTTCCGTCCCAACCTCACGATTGGTTTGGCTTTATCATATTAATAAATATGATTCTTAAAAATATACGTGTCAAATTTTTTTGGGGTCATCCGGTAGATGCCGTGATAATCTGGAATTCCTGCAATGTTGATCGAAGCATCAGGGACATCGGTGGTCATACCTATGGTGCGGCGAAAATGTGGCCTGTCGCTTTAAGGAATTCAGCAGGACTTAGAGTGGCAGTACTGCCTCGCCGGCGTGGTGCAACCCGCTGCGGCTGCAAAGATTTTGGCGTTTACGCAAACGGGAAAAAGCGACGACGTCCTTGACATTGACCGTAAATAAAGCAATGCGGAGGGACTGAAAAAACGGTCAGCGCAGGGTGCGAAAGCAGGTTCTGATTTCCTCGACGAACAGTTCCGGCTGCTCAAAGGCAGCAAAGTGACCGCCTTTCTCAAGTGCATTGAAATAAATCAGGTTGGGGAACCGTTTTTTTGCCCAACGTTTGGATATTTTGAAAATTTCCTTTGGAAAAATGCTGCAGCCAACCGGCAGCTCGATAGTGTTGAAATCAATATTGCCGAAACTTTCCCAATAAATACGCGCAGAAGATGTCCCGGCGTTGGGCAGCCAGTACATCATGACATTGTCGAGCAGCTCATCCCGCGTCAGAATATTTTCCGGATGGCCCTGGCAATCCATCCATTGATAAAATTTTTCCAGAATCCATGCGGCCTGGCCCACGGGCGAATCGGCAAGGCCGTAACCGAGCGTCTGGGGCCGGGTGCTTTGTTGCTGGGAATACCCTGAATCGTAATTTTTATAGAACTTCATGGCCGCCATGGCTTCTTGTTCCAATTCAGAAAGATTTTCCATGGTGTCAGGGTCAGGGCGCGCCATCGGCATGTTCATGTGCAGGCCAATACAGTTGCCCAGATTCTGGGTTCCAATGGCGGCCGTCACCATCGAGCCCCAGTCGCCGCCCTGTGCGACATAACGCTTATAGCCCAGCCGCAGCATCAATTCATTCCAGGCGGTTGCGATGCGTTCTATATTCCAGCCGGGTGCTGTTGGTTTATCTGAAAAGCCAAAACCGGGCAGCGTGGGACAGATCAGGTGGAATGCATCCCTTGCCGAACCGCCATGGGCTTCAGGGTCGGTCAAGGGTTTGATAACCTTCTGGAATTCGACAATAGAGCCGGGCCAGCCGTGGGTCAGAATCAAAGGCAGGGCATCTTCGTGCCTGGATCTGATGTGCAGAAAATGGATGCCGAGCCCGTCAAGAACTGTTTTGAAACCGGGCCATCGATTAAGCCGGGATTGCCTGGCGCCCCAATTATAATTGTTCATCCAATAGTCATGGATTTTTTTCATATATTCCAGCGGAATCCCCTGCGACCAGTCCTCAGGTGTTTCCTTATCCGGCCATCGGGTCAGTGCAAGCCTTTTTCCCAGATCTTCCAACTCCGCATGACTTGCTTCGATGGCAAAGGGAACAATCTCACTCATAGCATTTGTCCATGGTTTTCAACTCCATTTTTACTTTTCCCGTGCTTGCTCCATACGGTTTAACTGGTCTGCCACTTCCTGCAGCCTGTCGATTGCATCCTGGAGCCCTTTACGCACGGATTTCAGCCTTTCGGCGGGAATAGCCTCATCGTCCGGTTTGATACCTGCCTTATATTCCTTCAGATTCGCATCTTCCTTAACAGGGGGTGCCACCGTGGCCTTTTTCCCCACGAGCGCGTCAACAGAGTCTTCCAGACTCGCGTGCATAACCACCCGGCGGCTGTCGGCAAGGATAATGCGCCTCAGTTCCGGGAATTCAAGGGCTTCGGGCTTTAAAAACACCGGTTCGGCATACAGCAGACTCTGCCCCAGCGGAATTACCAGGATATCGCCGCGCATGACCTCGGAGCCCACCTGCCCCCAAAGGGTGAATTGCTCGGATATCACCGCATCGTTGTCGATCCTGGCCTCCACCTGCCTCGGACCGTCCACATGTCGGCCGGCGGGAAACTCATACAAAATCTTTTCGCCGTCCATTCTTGCGGCCATCCATCCTACCAGGTTGTGGCGCTTGTCAGGCGTAAAAGGCTGGATCAGAAGAAATTCTTCCTTTTTCTCTCCGGGAAGCCGCGCCACGATATAATACGGCCTCAGTGTTTCGCTCTGTCCGGAGGCGGCGTGCTGCGGTACCGACCATTGATCTTCCTTGTTGTAAAACACCACGGGATCGGTCATGTGGTACTGGAGCAGCATCCGGGTCTGGACGCTGAAAAGATCCATGGGATAGCGAACATGATCCTGCAGGAAATCGGGCATTTGATCTGCTGATTTAAAAAGGCCGGGAAATATTTCCCTGTATGTCTGAATAATGGGACACGATTCGTCATAAACGTAGTAGTCCACATTGCCGTTATACATATCAACAACCGCCTTGACACTGTTTCTCATATAGTTGAACTGTCCCTGCCAGGCTGTGGAGTAGGGATAACGGGCGGTTGTGGTGTATGCATCCTGGATAAAAAACTGCCGGCCGTCTGCCACCACTGTATAGGCCTCCCCGTCGCGCTTTAAAAACGGGGAGATTTTGGTAAAGCGCTCGGCCACGGTTCGCTTGTACTGGATACGGCTCTCTTCATTGATTTCCCCGGAAATCAAAATATTGAGATCTCTGAACTGCCAGGCATACAAAAGCCGCCTGAAAAAAGAGCTTAGTTCAACCCCGCCTTTCCCCTGGTAATGGGTATAAACCGGACCCTCCTGTGCGGGATAATTGAATTCTTCCATGTCACTGTTGACAATGGCAAACGGAAGGCTTTTTAATCCGTAATAAATCTCCGGGCGCTCAAGCTTGACCTTTCCAGTGGGGGGCAGATCCCGAAGGAAGAAATTCGGGCGGCCGCCTTGTGCCACTTCTGTTACCGGGCTCATTGCGACCCCGTAGCCATGGGTGAACTGGAGATAGCGGTTGACCCAGCGCTGGGCCTCCGGGGGCAGCTTCTCCGAGGACAACTCCCGGGTGGAGAGCATTACCTGGCGAAGATCCCCGTCGATCATGTAGCGGTCGGTCTGCACACTTAAAAAATCGTAATAAAGCCTGAAAAACTGGATTTGATTATAACTCTGCAGCAACGGGCCCTCATCCCAGAATCGCAGATTCTGGATGGTGCCCTGGTTTTCATCAATTGTTTCAGATCGGACCTCGCCGCGTGCAGGATGGCTTTTAGCCGCAATATCTGCAAGCCCGTAAGCCTTTCTAGTGAACTCGATGTTTTTGGCGATATACTCCCTTTCCCTGGCCAGTTCACTGGGCTCCACCTGCAGCCGCTGGACAATGCCGGGCAGGGCCGCTATGCCCAGAATGCTTAACGCAAGCCATACTCCGATACCTGCGGCAATCAAGCGGTATCCTCCGAAACGGGTGGCGGCCAGAAGCGTGCCGCCGGCGCCGATTGCAATAAAAGTCAAAATCGTGCGGGCCGGAATGATAATATTGTCGTCCGTGTAACCGACTCCGAAAACCGTGCCGGTCTTTGAAAACAAAAGATCGTATCTCCCGAGCCAATGGCCTGCGGCAATCAAAAAGAAAATAAAAGAGCCGAGTATGAGCAGGTGCGTTTTCATGCTGCCTTCAAAGGAAAAAGCCTCACCCTTGAGGTTGGCTGTGAGGTAATAAAAAGCCGCGACAAAAAGAATGATCACGACAAACACGCCCAACAACCAACTTCTCAGAAAGTTTAAAACAGGCAGTCCAAAGACGTAAAAGGATAGATCACGCTTGAAAACCGGGTCAGCCTCATTAAAAGAAGCTCCATTAAAAAACCGCAGAAAAGCCTCCCAGTGAGCGGAAAAATAAACCGCCAGCAATATGGCCCCGAGCACGATAGCGAGTATGCCGACCCACAGAATCAGCCGCCGGGCGCTCTTATAGCCTTCCCGGGACAGTTCCTTTCCCTGCCGCCATTGATAATCAGCAGTGTTTCTGTAAGCCGCATACAAATTGGGCGCCGCCAGAGCGACAAAAACCAGCACTGCAATCAGGTAAAGCCATATCTGCGTGGTTATGCGGACAAACAGCACCTGCTCATGGCCGAGGCTGGAAAACCAGAGCCAGTCAGTATAAAATCCCCGCGCCCAGTTTAGACCCATTAAGACGCCCAGCACAACCAGCCCAAGCAATATGAGCCGGACGAACCGTGTAAGCCTGGGAAAATTAATATCTTCCAGACGAAACGGTCGTTGCGGCGTGCCTCCCCCCATATCACCGGTTGTATAAAAATTTGTCATCAGCAAAGACCCGTTGTTTTATGGCTGTTTTTTTTGATTTATTCCAAAATAATAACATCAAGCATAACTTTTTTACAAAGATTTGTAAATTACTTCCGATTTTCTTCAAATCTCAATTGCAAATAACCTCATTCCGCAAAATAGAAAATTGTTAACTGCTCTGATTCCCATTGGTTTCAATAGCCTGATTCTCTTAAATACTGAATATGGCTTAACTTCAAAACAATTCAGTTCAAAATTGAAACAACGCAGCCCGGGTATGATTTTCTGCCAAATCTCGAATGCGCCGAACGGCAATAACGCAGACAAGCCAATATGGCGCCATCAAAACAGGCATATCAAACACCAGTTGACATTTATTATGAGACATTTTTTCCACCCGATGCCCGGTGGCATTGATTCCGCGGACCCGCCCGGCCCAGTATGTTTCATCAATAAAATCCGTAACCTCAAAGAAAAATCGCGGTCCGAAAAAGGTCTGAACAGAACCGGTGGACCCGGATGTGATGAATCGATCACGACATCGCACGGCCTTGACCGACGGCCCCCATAATGGCCAAAGATGGGTGTCGGTGATGATTTGCCAGACCCTTAAACTTTTGTCCCATTCACACCGGGTGAAGCCGGTTTTCCTGGACCGTCTGGTAGCAAAAGACGCCGGGCCGCGTCAGCAGCTTTACAGCCCGGGCGACCAATTGACACTGTCTTATATTTTTCACCCCCGAAAGGCAGACATTGAGCACGAAACACGCCTGGCTGCACGATCGATCATCTATTCCAAGATTATTCATAAAGAAGAAAACACAGAGAACAGCAAAGCGTTTGTGCACATAACGGATGAAAAAGCCTGTATCCGGATGGTCAAAAAATTGTCCATCAATGATTGCTGGAGATTGTATGGATTTATAAGGAAGGTCCAGACGATTGAAGCGCTCAGAATTGTTGAAAATTTTTTGGAACCTCCCGCTGTTCAGGAAGAAAAATAACGAGTCCGGTAACACACGCAAAAACGGCAAAAATCCCCTGGGACGTGCCCCGGGCAATATCGATTATGGTGATGGACCCCGGATAATTTCGGACAAAAAGGACAGGTTGGTCAGAAGTGTTTACACCAAATAATTACCACATCCAGTATCACGAGAAGTGTTTGGATACGGATCTATTCCTTTGCTTTCGGGTTTATTTTTCTTCCATCTTGTGTGTTCATGCCATAGAGCATAACAAAATGATAATAACTACGAATATCTACATATTTTTGCAAACATCAGTACACCAGCCATTTTTTGACAGATTGAGATTGCGGATATAGGTTTAGAACATCCCAAATGCTTTTGATCTTAAAAATGGTCAATTCTGTCGCCGGACTGATGCTTCATTTTTGCAACAGGCCTCAATAGACCCATCGGCGCATTTTTTGATCAACTGTGTTCCAGGAGATGGAAAATGCGAGATCCCTCCCCATTCCTGGCAAACCTCAGAATTTCACGTACGGCTAAGTACGCTGCATTCTTCGAAATTGCGCAAGCCTTGATTTTGAACTGTTTACGGCACCA includes the following:
- a CDS encoding protein-L-isoaspartate(D-aspartate) O-methyltransferase, which gives rise to MKKSATILTLMISALAVVFFITDGSPAFGADTKASSKENKDNFRQQRMKMIRQQIRARGIENPEILAAFEKVPRHRFVPERLKKYAYQDRPLPIGEDQTISQPYIVALMTRSIEPKKNDRILEIGTGSGYQAAILAELAKQVYTIEIIESLAESARTTLSETGCENVYVKTGDGFKGWPEHAPFDAIVVTCSPEKVPEPLKEQLAGGGRMVIPVGQNYDQNLVLFEKNKGQLIEKQILPVRFVPMVDEKGRTY
- a CDS encoding universal stress protein, with protein sequence MYKKIMVPLDGSQLAECVLPHVEAFIKGFNISDVLLVRGMEPVNPDFRTLDNTFDGEIIRQVQEGWREKEKQREASVKDYLEKVAEHFTQKTTTVHTKVLIGDVAENLADYADSNDIDLIIMATHGHSGITRWVMGSMAEKLFRSASVPVFMVRATEAKG
- a CDS encoding MoaD/ThiS family protein, giving the protein MKIHLKCFATLAEGDICDFRDSVQNEITEGETVNALVERLGLPKKDVKVIFVNSKVAGFDTVLKDGDQVALSPPVGGM
- a CDS encoding DUF2867 domain-containing protein — its product is MKNKPILVTGGTGYVGGRLIPRLLKSGYQVRAMARSPERLLCRGWGRHPSLKVVAADALDRQAFIDAARGCGAAYYLIHSMNAHKGKFAAADRTAAENMVAAAGANDLERIIYLGGLGEKSHEALSRHLKSRHEVEQILQAGTAPVTNLRAAMILGAGSASFEMMRYLVDRLPVMITPRWVQTPCQPISIRNVLDYLEGCLEAPGTVGETFDIGGPDVVTYHDLIDIYAEEAGLRKRMIMPVPVLTPWLSAKWVHLVTPVPASIAQPLAEGLSIPVICSDNRIQEMIPVELASSRETIRKALERVRQEQVDTCWFDGRGEMPPEWTTCGDADYAGGAVLRVGQRIILAASAEAVWETIRRIGGSSGYYFAQPLWRLRGMMDRAVGGPGLRRGRRHPEELRVGDGLDFWRVVAVEPPRRLLLLAEMKAPGDALLEFVINPQGPDRVAVDMVSRFLPRGIAGLGYWYALLPAHCWLFKGMLRAVARRTGNPILEDVHKIPVEDPVVCRL
- a CDS encoding cache domain-containing protein; its protein translation is MKRIVIVLLVLFCCLCLAGNALAGGKEAAKKNVAEVVAAINGGKDAKTVNANDYDPYVFILEENGMLVVHPSLAGKSLKEVAPPVYEAIAAAVKEGKETADYMWKDAMKHSYVQKTNNNLIVGSGYSE
- a CDS encoding epoxide hydrolase family protein; this translates as MSEIVPFAIEASHAELEDLGKRLALTRWPDKETPEDWSQGIPLEYMKKIHDYWMNNYNWGARQSRLNRWPGFKTVLDGLGIHFLHIRSRHEDALPLILTHGWPGSIVEFQKVIKPLTDPEAHGGSARDAFHLICPTLPGFGFSDKPTAPGWNIERIATAWNELMLRLGYKRYVAQGGDWGSMVTAAIGTQNLGNCIGLHMNMPMARPDPDTMENLSELEQEAMAAMKFYKNYDSGYSQQQSTRPQTLGYGLADSPVGQAAWILEKFYQWMDCQGHPENILTRDELLDNVMMYWLPNAGTSSARIYWESFGNIDFNTIELPVGCSIFPKEIFKISKRWAKKRFPNLIYFNALEKGGHFAAFEQPELFVEEIRTCFRTLR
- a CDS encoding UPF0182 family membrane protein, which translates into the protein MTNFYTTGDMGGGTPQRPFRLEDINFPRLTRFVRLILLGLVVLGVLMGLNWARGFYTDWLWFSSLGHEQVLFVRITTQIWLYLIAVLVFVALAAPNLYAAYRNTADYQWRQGKELSREGYKSARRLILWVGILAIVLGAILLAVYFSAHWEAFLRFFNGASFNEADPVFKRDLSFYVFGLPVLNFLRSWLLGVFVVIILFVAAFYYLTANLKGEAFSFEGSMKTHLLILGSFIFFLIAAGHWLGRYDLLFSKTGTVFGVGYTDDNIIIPARTILTFIAIGAGGTLLAATRFGGYRLIAAGIGVWLALSILGIAALPGIVQRLQVEPSELAREREYIAKNIEFTRKAYGLADIAAKSHPARGEVRSETIDENQGTIQNLRFWDEGPLLQSYNQIQFFRLYYDFLSVQTDRYMIDGDLRQVMLSTRELSSEKLPPEAQRWVNRYLQFTHGYGVAMSPVTEVAQGGRPNFFLRDLPPTGKVKLERPEIYYGLKSLPFAIVNSDMEEFNYPAQEGPVYTHYQGKGGVELSSFFRRLLYAWQFRDLNILISGEINEESRIQYKRTVAERFTKISPFLKRDGEAYTVVADGRQFFIQDAYTTTARYPYSTAWQGQFNYMRNSVKAVVDMYNGNVDYYVYDESCPIIQTYREIFPGLFKSADQMPDFLQDHVRYPMDLFSVQTRMLLQYHMTDPVVFYNKEDQWSVPQHAASGQSETLRPYYIVARLPGEKKEEFLLIQPFTPDKRHNLVGWMAARMDGEKILYEFPAGRHVDGPRQVEARIDNDAVISEQFTLWGQVGSEVMRGDILVIPLGQSLLYAEPVFLKPEALEFPELRRIILADSRRVVMHASLEDSVDALVGKKATVAPPVKEDANLKEYKAGIKPDDEAIPAERLKSVRKGLQDAIDRLQEVADQLNRMEQAREK